A window from Peromyscus eremicus chromosome 1, PerEre_H2_v1, whole genome shotgun sequence encodes these proteins:
- the Zkscan2 gene encoding zinc finger protein with KRAB and SCAN domains 2: MATVLDPQVDVEVEECLIMKVEKDSGWASEPILERSGSTECESFRKCFRQLCYEDVTGPHEAFSKLWELCCRWLKPETRSKEQILEQLVIEQFLTILPEKIQAWAQKQCPESGEEAVALVVHLEKETRRLRKQVSSPLHSEKQTPPGTVWEVADFEPEQLESQHRLVAHEDTGSLHSGYQDQLNGKRESRPLPKNAHSSLWVPVPSDEWNTVDQEMTTQEPVKDVHTVRSFSYKKSVHQIPTHTDLYHEIRKESAGSTVSLGGTVSTNKIAQLEQRKEPWTVGLHSSNKRSSVLRSNYIKEKSVRAVQIPARNSGKVWREQQQWGLEDEKIAGVHWSYEETKTFLAILKESRFYETLQACPRNSQVYGAVAEWLRECGFLRTPEQCRTKFKSLQKSYRKVRNGHMLEPCAFFEDMDALLNPTAHSSSTDKPKAMLSLPRLKRIGIGAKEQVNLVEEEEEGAEDSDGDEVGIEFIRKSEIRAAPVLFQNLSGVHWGYEETKTFLDILRETRFYEALQACHRKSKLYGVVAEQLRECGFLRTPEQCRTKFKSLQKSYRKVKNGHVLESCAFYKEMDALVNCRTSALSTNTSEEIPSLSRQERGHIEVELQEPTIWEPEETSQEAVLEDSGSERMSEEEIIEEPEFQGPTGLPQSPSDFEIGSSIKEDPTQVIFKDREPHGALIEKSKRFVSQNTNSSKYYKRECISGRQWENLQGIRQGKLMSQPRDLGKATVYQRPFVGRRPYRLLKYGENFGRSARLMCRMTHQKENPYKCGVCGKCFGRSRSLIRHQRIHTGEKPFKCLDCGKSFNDSSNFGAHQRIHTGEKPYRCGECGKCFGQSSSLIIHQRTHTGEKPYQCGECGKSFTNSSHFSAHRRVHTGENPSKCGDREKSFNNCPRFREHRQIHTGEKPYACAQCGKHFSKSSFLTRHREVHMREKLLPYSPSGYSPESLLRGKSEEFRKSS, from the exons ATGGCTACAGTCCTGGACCCTCAGGTGGACGTGGAAGTTGAGGAGTGCCTCATAATGAAAGTGGAAAAGGACTCCGGGTGGGCATCAGAGCCCATTCTGGAAAGATCGGGCAGCACTGAATGTGAGTCCTTTCGTAAATGCTTCCGGCAGCTCTGTTACGAGGACGTGACGGGACCCCATGAAGCTTTCAGTAAACTCTGGGAACTCTGCTGCCGGTGGTTGAAGCCAGAAACGCGTTCCAAGGAGCAGATCCTCGAGCAGCTGGTCATTGAACAGTTTCTCACCATTCTTCCGGAGAAGATTCAGGCCTGGGCACAGAAGCAGTGTCCAGAAAGTGGAGAGGAGGCGGTGGCCCTCGTAGTGCATTTGGAGAAAGAGACCAGAAGACTGAGAAAGCAG GTCAGTAGTCCCTTACACTCAGAGAAGCAAACCCCACCTGGAACTGTGTGGGAAGTAGCTGACTTTGAGCCAGAGCAACTGGAGAGCCAACACAGGCTTGTTGCTCATGAGGACACTGGAAGCCTCCACTCAGGATACCAGGACCAGCTGAACGGAAAGAGAGAGAGTAGGCCATTACCTAAGAATG CTCACTCTTCTCTCTGGGTTCCTGTCCCTAGTGATGAGTGGAACACTGTAGATCAGGAGATGACAACCCAG GAACCAGTGAAAGATGTCCACACAGTGAGAAGCTTTTCCTACAAAAAGAGTGTGCATCAGATTCCTACTCACACAGATCTCTACCACGAAATCAGGAAGGAGAGTGCAGGGAGCACAGTTTCCTTGG GAGGCACTGTGTCTACTAACAAGATAGCCCAGTTGGAACAAAGAAAGGAACCGTGGACTGTAGGTCTGCATTCCTCAAATAAGAGGAGTAGTGTCCTGCGAAGCAACTATATCAAGGAGAAATCAGTGCGTGCTGTTCAGATCCCAGCAAGGAATTCAGGGAAGGTGTGGCGAGAGCAGCAACAGTGGGGTTTAGAAGATGAAAAAATTGCAGGTGTGCACTGGAGCTATGAGGAAACCAAGACTTTCCTTGCAATTCTCAAGGAGTCTCGCTTTTATGAAACACTCCAGGCTTGTCCCCGAAATAGCCAGGTGTATGGTGCTGTGGCTGAGTGGTTGCGAGAATGTGGCTTCCTCCGAACACCAGAGCAGTGCCGGACCAAGTTCAAAAGTCTTCAGAAAAGTTATCGAAAAGTGAGAAATGGCCACATGCTGGAACCCTGTGCCTTCTTTGAAGACATGGATGCCTTGTTAAACCCTACAGCCCATTCTTCATCTACTGATAAGCCAAAGGCCATGCTGTCTCTCCCCAGACTAAAGAGAATTGGTATTGGTGCTAAAGAACAGGTCAAtttagtggaggaggaggaagaaggtgcTGAAGACTCCGATGGTGATGAAGTGGGCATTGAGTTTATACGCAAGTCTGAAATCCGTGCTGCCCCTGTCTTGTTTCAAAACCTAAGTG GTGTGCATTGGGGCTATGAAGAAACAAAGACTTTTCTTGATATCCTTCGTGAGACTCGGTTTTATGAAGCACTTCAAGCCTGTCATCGGAAGAGCAAATTGTATGGAGTCGTGGCTGAACAACTTCGAGAGTGTGGCTTTCTCCGGACACCAGAGCAATGCCGAACCAAGTTCAAAAGCCTTCAGAAGAGTTACCGAAAAGTGAAGAATGGCCATGTACTGGAGTCCTGTGCATTTTACAAGGAGATGGATGCCCTAGTTAACTGCCGTACATCTGCCCTTTCCACCAACACCTCAGAAGAAATTCCATCACTCTCAAGGCAAGAAAGAGGACATATTGAGGTTGAACTCCAAGAGCCTACAATCTGGGAACCTGAGGAGACCTCACAGGAGGCAGTGTTAGAAGATTCTGGTAGTGAGAGAATGAGTGAGGAGGAAATTATAGAAGAGCCAGAATTCCAAGGACCTACAGGCCTACCACAAAGCCCATCTG aTTTTGAAATTGGAAGTAGTATTAAGGAGGACCCAACACAGGTAATATTTAAGGACAGAGAGCCCCATGGAGCATTAATAGAAAAGTCTAAAAGATTTGTTTCTCAGAATACCAACTCCAGTAAATATTATAAAAGGGAGTGCATCTCAGGAAGACAATGGGAAAATCTTCAAGGAATTAGGCAGGGAAAATTGATGTCTCAACCTAGAGATCTAGGGAAGGCCACAGTGTATCAGAGGCCTTTCGTGGGGAGGAGACCATACAGACTTCTCAAATACGGAGAAAACTTTGGAAGGAGTGCCCGTCTTATGTGCAGGATGACCCACCAGAAGGAGAATCCTTACAAGTGTGGTGTCTGTGGGAAGTGCTTTGGTAGAAGCAGAAGCCTAATCAGACACCAAAGAATCCACACAGGGGAAAAGCCTTTCAAATGTCTTGACTGTGGGAAAAGCTTTAATGACTCCTCGAATTTTGGAGCCCACCAGAgaatccacactggagagaagccgTACAGATGCGGCGAGTGTGGGAAATGCTTCGGTCAGAGCTCAAGTCTTATCATCCATCAGAGAACCCACACTGGTGAGAAGCCCTATCAGTGTGGGGAGTGTGGGAAAAGCTTCACCAACAGTTCTCATTTCAGTGCCCACCGCAGAGTCCATACTGGAGAAAATCCCTCCAAATGTGGGGACCGTGAGAAGAGCTTCAATAACTGCCCACGATTTCGAGAGCACCGGCAgatccacactggagagaagccctatgcaTGTGCCCAGTGCGGCAAGCATTTCAGTAAAAGCTCTTTCCTCACCAGACACCGGGAAGTCCACATGAGAGAAAAGCTACTGCCATACTCTCCCTCGGGGTACTCCCCAGAGAGCCTACTGAGAGGGAAGAGTGAGGAGTTCAGGAAGTCCTCTTGA
- the Aqp8 gene encoding aquaporin-8, protein MAASAQAPMCEVDLGGGKVKENSMAGRCRQSCYERYIQPCVVELLGSALFIFIGCLSVIENNPDTGLLQPALAHGLALGLIIAILGNISGGHFNPAVSLAVTLIGGLNAMLLLPYWISQLVGGLIGAALAKAVSPEERFWNASGAAFATVQEQGQVSVALGAEIILTMLLALAVCMGAVNEKTKGPLAPFSIGFSVVVDILAGGGISGACMNPARAFGPAVMAGYWDFHWIYWVGPLLAGLLVGLLIRLLIGDEKTRLILKAR, encoded by the exons ATGGCCGCCTCTGCTCAG GCACCGATGTGTGAGGTGGACCTCGGTGGGGGCAAGGTGAAGGAGAACAGCATGGCTGGCAGATGCCGACAGTCCTGTTACGAGCGATACATACAGCCGTGTGTGGTAGAACTTTTGGGCTCTGCCCTCTTCATCTTCATCGGGTGTCTATCGGTCATTGAGAATAATCCAGACACTGGGCTCCTGCAGCCTGCCTTGGCTCATGGGCTGGCCTTGGGGCTCATCATCGCTATCTTGGGAAACATCAG CGGGGGACACTTCAACCCTGCTGTGTCCCTGGCAGTCACACTGATTGGAGGCCTCAACGCCATGCTACTTCTTCCCTATTGGATCTCCCAGCTGGTCGGGGGACTGATTGGGGCTGCCTTGGCTAAG GCGGTGAGTCCGGAGGAGAGGTTCTGGAATGCATCTGGGGCAGCCTTTGCAACAGTCCAGGAGCAGGGGCAGGTGTCGGTAGCCCTGGGGGCAGAGATCATTCTGACGATGCTGTTGGCATTGGCCGTGTGTATGGGCGCGGTCAATGAGAAGACGAAGGGTCCTCTGGCGCCATTCTCCATCGGCTTCTCGGTCGTTGTGGATATATTGGCAGG GGGTGGGATCTCTGGAGCCTGCATGAACCCTGCTCGTGCCTTTGGACCTGCGGTGATGGCCGGCTACTGGGACTTCCACTGGATCTACTGGGTGGGCCCCCTCTTGGCTGGCCTCCTTGTAGGACTGCTCATTAG GCTCCTCATTGGAGATGAGAAAACCCGCCTAATTCTAAAGGCAAGGTGA